GAGTGTACGTGGCCCAGGTCATGCCAGTCCTGACACCCATACATTTGTTTCCTCCCCTTGCCCAAATTTGGTCTCCAGAGAAGATTCTTTCTCTTCATCACAGAGTTCTAcgtataatatttattattgatAAATTCTTAATGCATGGCCATCTCCTACAAaccaaatattttctacaattctTGACTAAAAATTGGCATGAGCTTTATGTCCATCGACTGGATGGCCTTCCTGGGTGATGTATAAGAGGATGAGAAATGATGACAAGGGCAAAGTCACAGAACACAGAGATGGGGGTTGATGTGTTATAACACACTGTGTGTAGTCACCCAGTGAGTACTAGATTAGATGGTGTCATGTACCTGCCATTCAACACTCAACTCTTTCTGAGCACACTGTGAAGGGCCCTTGATCCAAGCTATTCTGAGGAGGTGTGTCACCCAGGAGGGCacctgccctgcccccacccaccctTCCATGGAAGGTGCTGTGAGGCCATGTTGGCAGTTGTGTGGGATATGGCTTCCTTGATTCAGGTTCCCCTTATCATTCCCATTCTCCTTGAAGCTAAAATGACCTGTCATGACTAGGTATCAAGGTTGACCCTGTGATATGCCTTTCACATTCATGCTCCAAGACCTTACCACGGTGACTCTAAGTCATTTTTTCCTCCCTTAGGAAGCTGTCCAGCTTCTGCTCATACTCACAGCCTCTTGGGTACCCACTACCCAATCTATCCTTTCATGCAAACCTACAGGCTCAAACTCCCTCTCACTTTCACTAAAGGAGTGAGGCCAATCATTCAGAATTCACTCAGGAGTTCTGGCACAGGTGATCAATCAGGGACTGGCTGTCCTGTTCCATTCCTGAATCTACACAGTAACTGCATTGGCCTTTGTACAGTGTACAAAGTGGAGTTGAATTATCTATCGGGTCAAGAAAATGGCCCTGCTCAGATTGTTCCCTGGAATTCAATGGGAAGAATGTCCCTGCACCAGGGAATGCCAGATTTGGGCAGAAGGGGTCACAAGAATGCCTGCCTCCACTATGATTGCACAACCACTTACATCAGTTAGCATTAATTGCTCTGCCAGCAATTTGGTCTGGAATATCCAGAGTTGACTTTTATACTTAATCAGCACATTTTCTACCATCACAGATGAAGGCCAGGTAGACTCGCATGATGGAATCGGCATTGTTGCCTGATGGAGCTCTGGAGTCTCTTCGGGAGCTGTCTGAAACTCCACAGCCTCTGAATGAGATAATTTGAGTTCCACATCCTCCAAAATAGCTGTTTCAGGTTCTGAAGTTGGTTCCACACCTTGATGTGGTGATACAACTACAGGAAGAGACAAGATCCCATAATTCTACCTTGCCTTCCAAAGGCAGAGATTATGCTAGGTTTAGTTAGTTGACTGACTCTGAAGGATGAGGCATTGGGCTATCACATACAGGGATCATCCTACTGAGTCCCAGAATCATCCTCTAGGAATAATAACCTGAGCCACCTACTCTGGACAACAAATTGGGCCAAGAGCAGGACACTGCATTGCTAAGTCACAGCAGTGGAAATCCTCTGGGCTCACCATTTGAACAGTCTGTTGAGCTCATGCTCTGTTGCAGTGAACCTTCGGTTGCTGCCCCTGGTTGTGGGGAGGAAGATGGGGTTCCAGAACAGCACAGAAGGCaccattttctccaaaatttctGCCTTGGAGAGTTTCTCCCTGTAGGCCTTACAGAGGAAGTTGGCTGGCACAAGTTCTCCCTGGTTTGGGGCCAAAGAGGGACAGTTCAAGCATGGAGACAGTAGCTCACTGGAAAAAAGACTTTGTCATAGAGTCaagtgaaataggaggatcaaattttcctatacacacagacacacagacacacaatcacacacccACAAGAGGAGGGATCTGTTGTGGTCTCTGGGAGATTAGACTGGCTTGTGTGCCCCCCATGCAACTGCCCTGTCCTGCCTTCTGTCACCTTTCGGGTCCTCTGGAAACATCTCCACTGGCATTGTGGTCAAGTACTGATGTAGTTTCTCCAGACAGAGGCTGGCCACCAGGATTGGTTCTCCTGGAACATGAGCCTCTGCGCAATGGGAGACATCGAGAAAACATCCTTTCCTCTGTAAGGTTTAGGGAGATATGAGTTTGTTACAGTGGATCAGGACAGTGGTTGCCTGGCCAACAGGGTTCTAAATTTTCTGGTCCGTATCCAGGAAGTGAGGGCATCTCTGAAGGTCTCCTCAACTGACACTTTGTCTCAGACAAGACATCTCCTAGGTTCACTATGCTACTGAATGCTTCCTGGACTGGTCCATGTGGAAAACTATACACTGTCACACCCACATCCTCCAGACCACTGTCTCCAGATGGGTCTGAATGTGCCAGTGCCCAGCTGTGAGGaaatcaagttaggtacacacccAGTGCCTCTTTCCAAAAAGGCATGTGACCTCAGACAGGTTATTCTGACTCTCATGACTTTCCTCGTTTCATTACTTGTACTTTTGGGTGCATCCTAGTATTTTTCTCATAGAAAGGCCTGAGTTAGCCATGACTATCTTACCTGTCATAGTCTGGAACCCTCAGAGACAGCTGGCACCTGATGCACATGCACTAACTTAGAGATGGGACAAtaacaagaaggaagaaaacaatataatGCAGACCAAGTGTGGTAGTGCCCACACTCAAGAGGCTAAGGGAAGAGCATCTAGAGTTAAAGGCTACCCTGGTCTCCATAACCAATCctcatttcttataaaaataaaaaacacaactcaACACAGACCTGAATACCACAGTGCTAGCTAGAGAAAATCACAACTGTAAGCATAGGGATGTgtacatacagacacacaaaggTTTATTATGAACATCTGCATTCACAGATAATCACATATGCTCTCACAGATACGCATGGCCATGTGTGTGAACACAGGCTCACAAGCAGACATACTGACAAGGATGAGGAATTCTGACTCCCTGACTGCAAAAATGTAGCTGGTCCACAGGGTTGACTAACATCTGCTCTCACTTACATTCATTTGAAGAGCTGAAGCCAAGACAGCCTTCCTGGACTTGTTTTATTCCTCTATTTTGTACACATTTCCAAATGGTAAAATCTACTGGTTGAAACTTGCTTTCTGCCTTCAAACGTTGTCAGTTCTCAAAATTATGCCTGAATCCTGCCCTTCTTGAAGGCAGCCTTAGAAGATGCTTCAGCCTCCACTGCCCATTCCTGGTCAGTAGGGCTGTGTTATCATTCTGTCTGCCTCATCATCTTGTATTAAAATCTTAACCAAAGGTGTCTCCCTTCCTGTGTTGCATCTCAGCACTCCAGTACAACTTGTGGAGTCATCCAGCCAAAGCAGCCTTTGGAAGGCTATGGTGCTAGATGACTACAAGCTCAAAAGAAGGCCTGAGCATGGGCCCCCaactgggctgcttccaaattcctgacccacagaaaatgagtgaagtagtattttttcttgttttactgtGCTAAAAGTTACAGAAATCTCTTACACAGCTATAGGGAACTTACAGATAACAGATGGCAGGCCAtatgctaactactggtggcatccagcACTGTTCTGCaacctcagggtcttacactGGGAGCCCAGAAGCATCGTGATACTTGCTCTACAAGAAAGTACTTATGGCCTCAGCAACAACCCTACCACGTGCATCTGATGGGGGTTGATACTTAAAAAAACTGAAGTGATGAAGTGTGCTAAGGGACTCTGCCTCATAGACTCCTCCTcagctcagtcactgctagaagctggGGTGTGGGAATTGTTTCTCTCATAGAAGAAAGATCTCTGTTATCTCAACATGCTTCTTAATTTACCTGGATTtccagaatctgaaattcaagttgaaatgtAACCATGTGACCACTTTCTGATAATTGGTGTCTCTGTAGAACATTCTTCAtatctgtaaaatagaaaaacaagcaTTTTATATGCAAACAACAATTTTCTTCAGATatccattattttgtatgaaTATCTACAACACATGTAGAAATATGAAAGCATGTATTAGcaattgtatttaaaaatctggaagaatGTACATCAAACTGATTAGCCTTACAAAGTTGGATCAGTATCAATTTATACTTCTAGTTCTCAATTATACCAACAGTCAAGGTAAACAGAAATATACATAGAAAACCCTACATAAGTCTGAATCATGTTCActgtttcatgtttttctttttttcccatcatTATCTAGTTCTTGTATGCATTTGGCTTGACATGACGGTAGCCATCCTGGTTCATAACCACTATGGTGGCCCCAGAGTAACCCTAGTCACTTTTTCCTACAAACACTATTAGACAAAACTATTAGAGTCATTCATGAAGCTTTAAATAGGGACACTGGCTTTGGAATGCACCTGACTCTCAATTTTAAGATAAATTGAGAGAATTCCAGCCAGAATTAAGTCacttttgtccattctttctcaccCAAATTTAGGGAATTCAAATGGTCTTGCAGCCACACAGAACCATGCTTCTGTCAGTTCGTCCCCCAAAATTGTACTCTGTGCAACTGTAGATCTGTCTATCCCTCTTTCTTTGGTCTGACAGCACCTAGGGTGGGCCCTCATACATTAGGACCAAGTTGTTCTAAAATACTGTTAAAGACAAAAAATGCAACCAACACGCTTAGGTCTCTTACCTCGCAAAATTTCACTAATATAAGTGCTATTTCCAAAATATGACATGAATTCCATTtttgggactgggttttgaattcagcaTGCTATACTGCTTGAACTACAACTCCCATCCATTTcatctgggtattttggagatggggggggatgtctcacaaactattcatcagggttggcttcgaactgttgACCCTCGAACAGGAGGCTgaccctcctgttctcagcctcccagtagctaggaactggcatgagccactggtgcccagcaagcatgcatacatttaaatatacaaaaagcCCTTTGtttgcttatgtatttatttacattgGCAGCACTGAAGATTTATATCAACACCTCAAGCAaattaccccttgagccattccccagttctttctctttttttgagtgGGGGTGTTAACAAggtctcttttttttatataaatgttttattaggatattcattatatgggggaatTAACAAGGACAATTCTGAAtagacttatactgtacattggttacattgcccccatcatctcttccccttaacctccttcccaccccacttaaagcaattgcaagtttTCTCATTTCATAGAGGTAcctgaagtccatcaaccatacatcatcaccttaatctccttcattcactctcctctTCCTACTAGTAAACCCCCAAAATGTACTTATTTTAACTAAAGTCCTATTTTTCattggtaatattatttatttatttagtggtactggggtttgaactcagggccccacaattgctaggcaggcactttgcctcttgagccactccaccagcccttctttggtaatatttaagttgatgttcaaaggggtttctcaatgtatgcccaatGTGGGTAAACTCACCAGcgcttttgcttttagtgttttcttttctttcttttttttttttttttaggtagagtcTTACACTTTGCCTGGGGCAACCTGGTACCTCACTCCTCcttatttctgtctcctgagtatctgagaTTGCCAGCCTGAACCTTGTAACCCaccttccttttaaaataagGTCTTGCTGGTTCTTATTCTAGTTGAGCTTGAGGCTCTTGCCATCTACAgcataggtgggattacaagcATTTGCCACCACCCAGTTAACATGGCCATTCTAAAGTACACAGCTGActcatttttctacatatatgtttACCCAGGTAACCAACACCCAAATCAATATACAGCAATTTATTGTACCCAATAAACACAATTTGACTTTACGTTGGCATGCAGTATGttaatcacattttttttccatctagaatttaaatttatttagtacTTATGTCAAGAGAAAGAACTTGAACTAGTATTACTAAATTTAGAAGGAGGAAACAGATGATAGGAAAGAAACCTCAGTGTGAAGGTATGTTATTTCTCAGAACAGGAGTGCAGACAGTTAACAGATCTAACActcatcttttcttttgttggcattgtttttgctttgttcctggagacagggtcttgttatgtagcccaggctggccttgaattcacaatctttctgctttagctttctgagtgctaggattacaggcatgaatcaccacacccTGCATTTATCTTCTCTTGAAGGCTGGCTGatactttatttcttcaaaaagcAGCAAAACAATACAcagacaaaaactaaaaaatttggcaaaaataaaaaaaaatgcctggTGTAGTCAGTTTACTTAACTATTTCTGAGATAAAGAGCTAGGAAAGCAATATACTATTTTTcataagcaaaaaaagaaatcaccttcCAAATTATAAAGTACacataatataagaaaaaagcatAATTCTGTAAAAGTATCTCAGAcaggaatatattttaaagtgtcTTTAGAAAGGAATTTTCtcacatatatttaatatttccctGTTTTTAAACACACAAAACATTATAAGTACATATGGAGTAGCCAgtctttcattttaaatgcaaaatttgaCATAAATCACTTTATGCTTACATtgtaaataagtttaaaaagctACTCAAACATTACTATTAAACAGCTAGCATtaataaacaatataaaaataaatgactggaACATGCTAACATCATGAGGTAGTCACAGCATCTTCtgctttgtaaataaaaataatagcaaacaagTCGACTAATTTGATGATTTTGTAGAAAACCAAAAGTGAATTACAAACCAAGATTAGCATCCTGAATTTCTGTGCTTGGTATCATTAAGATAATACTGAATACTTTGTTGGTTCAGTTTGCCATTTGGGAGTGAAAATACTGATGCCTATTCCAGGAACTAGTATACAGAATTACGGATAGAACTATAAACAATATGTAGGCTTTGCTTAAATTGCTATCTACAAATCTTTGTTAATGTGCAGAACAAGGTAACTCAGGAAGTAAAGACATACTTCAAATCTCAACTTCtataaaaggtttaaaaaaaaaaacactgatcaatgaaaaagtgtttatttttggaaggattaaatatttaaacacaaaCTTCTGTGGAATAATAAGCTTACTTCAAAAAAGGGTGTTTGAGAAGCAGTCCCAGAACCAGCTATCCTGTTACTCCCTATTATCTCTGTAGACTGTGGAAAGTCTACCCAGTTAGACTAGGATCCATTAAGAAGGAAAACCCCAACTGTACAAAGCTCCTTTTTAAGCcatgtgtcagtggctcacacctgcaatcctagctactaggatcTGGAAGATCCTGGTTTGTGTGCTTTGCAAgtagtaaagtacctgctttgcaagagtaaaGCCCTTGcacagctcaaaccccagtcccacctatgTATCCCCCCACACCCCAAAAAAGGTATAGCCTTCGCAGAATTGGGTGGCAGCCattcataacatttttattttggggcagtactggacTCAGTACTTTAATTCAGGGTTTGGCACTttgaagcactctaccacttgggccacacctccagccctttttgttctggttactttggagataaggATTCACTTTTTGCCAGTTCAGCCTgggccatgatccttctattttaagcttcctgatgtagctgggatgacaaaggtgtgcaccactacccaagtattggttgagatgggtctggggaactttttgcccaggttggccttgaaccacagtcttcccaatctcaatAGGATATATAACTGAATGTGACTCACTTCAGTCAATCTTCTAAACACCTAGTTAAGAATGGAAAAATAGGCCTGAGATTGTGGCAcctgcctgcaatctcagcacttggtTGGCTGAGTCAGGAGGCTGaagagaatttgaggccagcctagactacatagtgagaccctctcaaaaaaaacaaaacaggaaaaagcaaaaaaagaatgaacattcTTACTAAGAGCTTTGAGGAAAGGAGACAAAAAGGCAATTCTGTCCAGGCCTAGGTGAGGATTGTGGACCATCAAGAGGGCAACAGGGCTAGGTATGTAccttagtggcagagcacttgcccatcAATCCCCAGGCCCTCAGTTAAATTCTCAGcacctcccaacacacacacagacaaagagGGTAACAAAAGAATCTATGGTGCTTTAGAAGGGTAGAAGGAGAGGGTACAGGATTAGTTGCTGCAGTAGGGTCAgacaattttaaatacatttaacatttgACTTAGTACTACTGACCAACAAATATTCATAGTGAAATGAAATATTCACAATGAACCTTCAGGCATACACTTAAAGGGTACTTGGCCACCCCACATCCATGAAAGTTGGATTGGTCTAAGTACATAATGTTATAAAAGTAGTATGAATGTGAACTCATGCAACTGTAGGTCCAACTGTACATATtactatttaatattattttataaattattgaaaTGAAATAGTGTCAAGGTCTTACATGGCTAGCCTATGTCTACTAATATCAAGAAACAGTCAGAAGCTCTGTATTTATAAAATGCAGAAAACACAACTATGGACAAAGTTGTGGCTCTTCCTGGTTTAAAATTATTCAATTACAAACTAGTTTTTCTCATAAGAACAGGAAATCATTGTTTCCTATTATTcaagttttgttaaatttattttgtagatTTAAAGCCAAAATTACATGTTGatattttaaatgactgaaaTCTACTCATTAAAGAGCCTTAATAAGACATTATTCTCGATAGGTAAGGTGATCTTCTTGAGAAGGAAGGGCAATTATCTACCTCAAAGCTAAAAATATCATATCATTTTTACTATAGTCATTATTAGGATTTGGAGTATCTATTTTAACTCAATATTCAAAAAGCTATGCATTAAAATATGATAGGGTTATTTGAGAAACGACTTTCTACACAGGATTGGTGACTGCCTATAAAATGCCAGTAATGTATTTAAGATCATAAGTTATTCACCTAGCCTATATAAAATCTATACCTTGGCTATTCTGCCAataatatattcttaaaaaaaaaagcacctaatGGTTCATGTCCCACAAACTTTCTATCATGAAACAGGAGCTGAGGgataatcattattttaaatatttcctgacTGATGTTCATGTAACAAGGGCCTCTGACATTTCTAATTTCTAACAACATGGcacttaaaataataattcaagaAATGGTAATATACTGGAGTCTACTAAGGAAAACCCAAGGATGAAATTCTAACTGCCCAAGGCATAACTGTCTCATGAGAATGCCATGCATCATGGTTCTTTTCCATGTATACACTGGAAGTATAAGAATGGacatttctagaaattttttaagTAACTGGCAAACTtctcagtaaaattagaaaagcttttaaaaatcttatactTAGTATCAACTatgaaaattatgttaaaatattcttacagcaatataataattttgaaaattacaaGTGACAAAAGACTAACAATAGGAGAAAAATCATGTCTAATTAGGTAAGTTTTTCTTATAAAGCTAATCTCTACAGCACTCTATGGATTTACACAATTTTATACCAGGAGCACTGTGTTGCATAGTCTATACAGTCACTGTAgttttctgctcttttctgtatcCTGAAGCTGATTTAACCTCATATGGTCATACAACATTTTTCACATTGAAACCACAGAGGAATACTAGAGTTTTTGAATAGCATTACTTTTAATTGAACTACTTCAGGTGGCAGGACACATCTAGACAAAAGGTTAAGTAAGTGAGAAGAAATATTTCAGTTCTTTGTACTTTGAACTCTTCACAAGTAAAGTGTTCTATAAATTCAAGGTGTTGTTGGGGGGAGGGCAATGGAAAACAGTAATTCTaggacaaaaaaaagttttaaatcctAGTTTTTAAAATAGTCCCTAATGTCCAATATAGGATTTCAGATACTGCCATTTAACTATTCAAATTTATATAGGATTACAGTACTTTggagaagttttttaaaaaaaaatacaggtatataaattaatgaaactggtatttaaaagatttaataCATGGAGAAAAAAGAGATAGTGGTACCAATTCTTAATACAAATTATTAAATACAATTTACATAAGTTCAAAAGTTATTCACATTATTGCTCGATACCATGGTTGTAtgaaacaaattctttttttttcatttttcttttattattcatatgtgcatataaggcttggttcatttctcccccatgcccccaccccctcccttaccacccactccgccccctccctctccccccccaatacccagcagaaactattttgcccttatttctaattttgttgtagagagtataagcaataataggaaggaacaagggtttttgctggttgagataaggatagctatacagggcattgactcacattgatttcctgtgtgtgggtgttaccttctaggttaattctttttgatctaacctttactctagtacctgttccccttttcctattggcctcagttgctttaaggtatctgctttagtttctctgcgttaaggacaacaaatgctagctagttttttaggtgtcttacctatcctcacccctcccttgtgtgctctcgcttttatcatgtgctcatagtccaatccccttgttatgtttgcccttgatctaatgtccacatatgagggagaacatacgatttttggttttttgagccaggctaacctcactcagaatgacgttctccaattccatccatttaccagcgaatgataacatttcgttcttcttcatggctgcataaaattccattgtgtatagataccacattttcttaatccatttgtcagtgctggggcatcttggctgtttccataacttggctattgtgaatagtgccgcaataaacatggatgtgcaggtgcctctggagtaacagtcttttgggtatatccccaagagtggtattgctggatcaaatggtagatcaatgtccagctttttaagtagcctccaaatttttttccagagttttgACACACATTAAGACGTGCATAATTTTAggcttataaaaatgaaaatttacatcTAGGCCATTGAGAaatctaaaaaatttaaatgcatagaGATATGTacaaccaaaaagagaaaagaatatatatgtatgtatatttaaaagCAACAGGCTAAACTGATTGAAATTTATGTCATACTTTCAATCAAAAAAGTGTATATAACTAGATTGAAAGTGAATTCACTGGGTGGATAAAATAGTTGTAAATATGTCCTCCACTTCTCAGTAATAATGTGCTCTTAATAGCAATGCAGCACTGAACACCAGCTTACTTTTAGTTCTAGAACTTTTGGGTTCTTTTCTTCCAAAACTCTTCAAAAACATATATTCATTCTACAGTTATGTCAGATTGGGAGAAATATTTTACATAGAAATTCTTAAAAAGAGTACTTCCATACTTTTGCATATAGGACTTgatgaacaataaaaataacccaTGGAAAGCCATTACTAATATCATCTTGATAAAAAATATACAGACTGATGCTTCTATATTCTGTGATCCTGAGTCTAATAACCATTAGATACATGCATACCATTCATCGATTTGTCTGTTCTAATAAAACTAACTTGATCCTGCCTTACTACCTTTGAAGACagtaatattttcaaaactttttgagAAGTTGTCACAATATTAATAGATGAATCTGCTATAAACAGAGCATTAGGAACTGTGTGAGTTCAAGGGCATATGAGGTTCGAAAAGGCTACTgaagaaaacttattttaaaatgattaccATATTAAAtttcaaagggaagaaaatttaatACAAGTGTGCTTGCTAGAATAGATAAGGAGAGCCTTACAAAGGTATTGGTGTTCTATGTTAAGGAATTTATAAATAAGGGACTGTGTATAACTtggtgataaaatgaaaaaggctGACCACTTTTTATGCTAagttcaaatgtatttttttgagaatacaaaaaagaaatccttgaaAATCAGAATACCTAACAGAAGAGAGCACAACAACTTA
Above is a genomic segment from Castor canadensis chromosome 13, mCasCan1.hap1v2, whole genome shotgun sequence containing:
- the LOC109674615 gene encoding uncharacterized protein isoform X6; the protein is MTKKDMKNVLQRHQLSESGHMVTFQLEFQILEIQRKGCFLDVSHCAEAHVPGEPILVASLCLEKLHQYLTTMPVEMFPEDPKGRTCASQLPL
- the LOC109674615 gene encoding uncharacterized protein isoform X5, whose product is MTKKDMKNVLQRHQLSESGHMVTFQLEFQILEIQGELVPANFLCKAYREKLSKAEILEKMVPSVLFWNPIFLPTTRGSNRRFTATEHELNRLFK
- the LOC109674615 gene encoding uncharacterized protein isoform X1: MFSRCLPLRRGSCSRRTNPGGQPLSGETTSVLDHNASGDVSRGPERENLCQPTSSVRPTGRNSPRQKFWRKWCLLCCSGTPSSSPQPGAATEGSLQQSMSSTDCSNVVSPHQGVEPTSEPETAILEDVELKLSHSEAVEFQTAPEETPELHQATMPIPSCESTWPSSVMVENVLIKYKSQLWIFQTKLLAEQLMLTDNENTAASMLDEPCSELKLKAGTLQNLVTEILNSALCEDTTCIHNFLGSYRCFTTTEQMLDVLFTW
- the LOC109674615 gene encoding uncharacterized protein isoform X3 translates to MTKKDMKNVLQRHQLSESGHMVTFQLEFQILEIQGELVPANFLCKAYREKLSKAEILEKMVPSVLFWNPIFLPTTRGSNRRFTATEHELNRLFKCCITTSRCGTNFRT